In one Candidatus Nealsonbacteria bacterium genomic region, the following are encoded:
- the nusA gene encoding transcription termination/antitermination protein NusA yields MDIKNFTSAITQIGEEKGLAKEKIVETIEQALAAAYKKDYGEKGQIIKAKINPESGDVKFWQVKLVVDENMIYSEEELKKIKEKKGEIKEESLSAKEKVRFNPERHIMVSDAKKIKSKIKAGEELIIPLKAQKDYGRIAAQTAKQVIMQRIREAEKEAIFQEYKTKENQIVSGIIQRIEGRNILLDIGKTLGILAKEEQVPGEFYRPGQRLKVYVLKVEETPKGPKVFLSRAYPRLVSKLFELEVPEISSGAVVIKSITREAGSRTKIAVASSEESIDPIGAAVGQRGTRVQVVINELGGEKIDIIEYSEDPKQYISNSLSPAKVLEVKILPKNKALAIVPENQLSLAIGKNGQNVRLAAKLTGWKIDVRGPESQKEEKQEETKEESASVKASADKKKKKEKKSKEPLS; encoded by the coding sequence ATGGATATAAAAAATTTTACATCAGCTATCACTCAAATTGGCGAAGAAAAAGGTCTTGCTAAAGAAAAGATTGTTGAAACTATTGAACAAGCTTTAGCCGCTGCCTATAAAAAGGACTACGGAGAAAAAGGGCAAATTATTAAAGCTAAAATTAACCCAGAATCAGGGGATGTTAAATTTTGGCAGGTGAAATTGGTTGTAGATGAAAATATGATTTATTCTGAGGAAGAATTAAAAAAAATAAAAGAAAAAAAAGGAGAAATCAAAGAAGAATCCCTGTCTGCTAAAGAAAAAGTTCGATTCAATCCGGAAAGGCATATTATGGTGTCAGATGCTAAAAAAATAAAATCAAAAATTAAAGCGGGAGAAGAATTAATTATTCCTTTGAAAGCTCAAAAAGATTACGGCAGAATTGCAGCCCAAACAGCAAAGCAGGTAATAATGCAGCGAATCAGAGAAGCAGAGAAAGAGGCTATTTTCCAAGAGTATAAAACAAAAGAAAACCAGATTGTTTCTGGAATCATCCAAAGAATAGAAGGTAGAAATATTCTTTTAGATATCGGCAAAACATTAGGAATATTAGCAAAAGAAGAACAGGTGCCGGGAGAGTTTTATCGCCCCGGTCAAAGATTAAAAGTTTATGTCTTAAAAGTTGAAGAAACACCTAAGGGTCCGAAAGTCTTCTTATCTAGAGCTTATCCCAGATTAGTATCCAAATTATTTGAGTTAGAAGTCCCGGAGATATCTTCTGGAGCAGTGGTAATAAAGTCTATAACTAGAGAAGCCGGCTCGAGAACAAAGATTGCGGTTGCTTCAAGTGAGGAAAGTATTGATCCGATTGGAGCAGCTGTTGGACAGAGAGGAACAAGGGTTCAGGTAGTAATAAATGAATTAGGAGGAGAAAAAATAGATATTATTGAATATTCAGAAGACCCCAAACAATATATAAGCAACTCTTTAAGTCCGGCTAAAGTATTAGAGGTAAAAATCCTACCCAAAAATAAAGCTTTAGCCATTGTTCCCGAAAACCAGTTATCTTTAGCTATTGGTAAAAATGGACAAAATGTCAGATTAGCGGCAAAGCTAACCGGTTGGAAAATAGATGTTAGAGGTCCCGAATCTCAAAAAGAGGAAAAGCAAGAAGAAACAAAAGAAGAATCCGCCTCTGTCAAGGCTTCAGCGGACAAAAAGAAAAAGAAAGAAAAAAAGAGTAAAGAACCTCTTTCTTAA
- a CDS encoding ATP-dependent Clp protease proteolytic subunit — protein MNLIPTVIEKTKYGARAYDIYSRLLKERIIFLGGPIVDPVANSVIAQMLFLTSKDPKKDIQLYINSPGGILTSALAIYDTMQYVKCPISTVCVGSAASGAAVLLAAGAKGKRFSLPNAQILLHQVAVSGVGGAAVEIEITAKHIINLKQRVNEILAKHTGQKLKRIEKDTDRDFYLSAKEAKNYGLIDKVIETKKQV, from the coding sequence ATGAATTTAATCCCCACTGTTATAGAAAAAACAAAATACGGAGCAAGAGCTTATGATATTTATTCAAGACTTTTAAAGGAAAGAATTATTTTTTTAGGAGGGCCAATTGTTGATCCTGTAGCAAATTCTGTTATTGCTCAAATGCTTTTCTTAACCTCCAAAGACCCTAAAAAAGATATCCAGTTGTACATAAATTCCCCGGGTGGAATCCTTACCTCAGCCTTAGCCATCTATGACACAATGCAGTATGTGAAGTGCCCTATTTCTACTGTGTGTGTTGGCTCTGCTGCTTCTGGGGCTGCTGTTTTATTGGCAGCTGGAGCAAAAGGAAAAAGGTTTTCTCTGCCCAATGCTCAGATTTTACTACATCAGGTAGCTGTAAGCGGAGTAGGAGGAGCTGCAGTAGAAATTGAAATAACGGCTAAACACATCATTAATCTTAAACAAAGGGTAAATGAAATTTTAGCTAAGCACACGGGACAAAAATTGAAAAGAATTGAAAAAGATACTGACCGAGATTTTTATCTTTCAGCTAAAGAAGCTAAAAACTACGGCCTCATTGATAAGGTAATAGAAACGAAAAAGCAAGTTTAA
- the rny gene encoding ribonuclease Y encodes MNQLTPLIVGIFSLSLGIILGYYSRQSIAKRDWKTIEAKLQKRIQKTVKDAEGILSKAKEKASLVLEETKREREVRRRRLFKTEQLLSRRENILDKKIANFELKQKEFQEKVEKLKEIKSALEELKNKTLKDLERTSRLSQKEAKAELFKNLEAEYKMDILERIKKIESEGYEKFEKKAKEILTTAIQKYALSQAQEITTTTVSLPNEDIKGRIIGKEGRNIRTLERLTGVEIIIDETPETVVISGFDPIRRQIAKIALEKLILDGRIQPVRIEEKVQEATKEINTQIKKAGETAVYELGLIGLNPKLVQLLGRLKFRTSYGQNVLLHSIEVAYLASFLAEEIGANPLICKKAGLFHDIGKAVDHQIEGSHVDIGIKILEKFGVEKEVINAMKSHHEEYPYETIESIIVQVADQISGSRPGARKDTLENYLKRLSSLEEIATSFPGVKRAWALQAGKEIRIFVNPEEVDDFEAKKIARKIAKRIQEELRYPGEIKVTVIREKRVIEYAK; translated from the coding sequence ATGAATCAGTTAACTCCATTAATCGTGGGAATATTTTCCCTTTCCTTAGGAATAATCTTAGGTTATTATTCTCGTCAATCAATTGCCAAAAGGGACTGGAAAACAATCGAAGCAAAACTCCAAAAGAGAATTCAAAAAACAGTAAAAGATGCTGAAGGAATTTTATCTAAGGCAAAAGAAAAAGCCTCTTTAGTTTTAGAAGAAACAAAAAGAGAAAGGGAAGTTAGAAGAAGAAGGCTTTTTAAAACCGAACAACTACTCTCAAGAAGAGAAAATATCTTAGATAAAAAGATAGCTAATTTTGAATTGAAACAAAAAGAATTTCAAGAAAAAGTTGAAAAATTGAAAGAAATTAAATCGGCATTGGAAGAGTTAAAAAATAAAACCCTTAAAGATTTAGAAAGAACTTCAAGATTAAGTCAAAAAGAAGCAAAAGCAGAGCTATTTAAAAATTTGGAAGCAGAATATAAGATGGATATTTTAGAGAGAATAAAAAAAATAGAATCTGAGGGATACGAAAAATTTGAAAAAAAAGCTAAGGAAATCCTGACAACAGCCATTCAAAAATATGCTCTTTCTCAAGCCCAAGAGATTACTACCACCACTGTCTCTCTGCCAAATGAAGATATAAAGGGGAGAATAATCGGTAAGGAAGGAAGAAATATCAGGACATTGGAGAGATTAACCGGGGTAGAAATTATTATTGATGAAACCCCGGAAACAGTAGTGATTTCAGGATTTGACCCTATCAGGAGACAGATAGCTAAGATTGCTTTAGAAAAATTGATTTTAGACGGAAGAATTCAACCTGTTAGAATTGAAGAAAAAGTACAAGAGGCAACTAAAGAAATAAATACTCAAATTAAAAAAGCAGGGGAAACGGCAGTTTATGAATTAGGCCTTATTGGTTTAAACCCAAAATTAGTTCAATTATTGGGGAGATTGAAATTCAGAACAAGTTATGGTCAAAATGTTTTGCTTCACTCAATTGAAGTAGCTTATTTAGCTTCATTTTTAGCTGAAGAGATTGGGGCTAATCCTTTAATTTGCAAAAAAGCTGGTTTGTTTCACGATATTGGAAAAGCAGTTGACCATCAGATTGAAGGATCTCATGTTGATATTGGAATAAAAATCTTAGAAAAGTTTGGTGTGGAAAAAGAGGTAATTAATGCTATGAAGTCTCATCATGAAGAATATCCATATGAAACTATTGAGTCGATTATTGTCCAGGTTGCTGATCAAATCTCAGGCTCAAGACCGGGAGCAAGAAAAGATACTTTAGAAAATTACTTAAAAAGGTTATCTTCTTTAGAAGAAATTGCCACTTCCTTTCCCGGAGTAAAAAGGGCTTGGGCTTTACAGGCTGGAAAAGAAATTAGAATTTTTGTAAATCCTGAAGAAGTTGACGATTTTGAGGCGAAAAAAATAGCTAGAAAAATCGCTAAAAGAATTCAAGAAGAGTTAAGGTATCCTGGAGAAATCAAAGTAACTGTTATCAGAGAAAAAAGAGTAATAGAATACGCAAAGTAA
- the rpsO gene encoding 30S ribosomal protein S15, producing the protein MLSQKEKEAIIKKYKIHTSDTGSPEVQISLLTEEIRSVLLHLKKHPKDLHSKRGLLKMVSKRRNFLKYLQEKNSKRYNAIIKKIGLKK; encoded by the coding sequence ATGTTAAGTCAAAAAGAGAAAGAAGCAATCATCAAAAAATATAAAATACATACTTCTGATACTGGCTCTCCCGAGGTTCAAATATCTTTATTAACAGAAGAAATCAGAAGTGTTTTGTTACATTTAAAAAAACATCCCAAAGACCTCCACTCAAAGAGAGGATTGTTAAAAATGGTATCGAAAAGAAGAAATTTTTTAAAATATTTACAAGAAAAAAACTCAAAAAGATACAATGCCATTATCAAAAAAATTGGTCTTAAAAAATGA